DNA sequence from the Candidatus Planktophila sulfonica genome:
CTGCTGCCAATACTGAATCAAGGTGCTTGGCATCTGCCATCTCAAAGGTGAAGCGCGAAATAGCAACGCGATCTTTTGAAGTACTCACTGCTGCGCTCAAAATGTTCACATGTTGCTCTGAAAGCGTACGAGTGACGTCAGCTAACAAGCGCGCACGATCGAGTGCTTCGACCTGAATATTGACCAGGAAGATGCTGGCCGCGCCAGCAAGCCAAGAGACCTTTACTACTCGTTCATTCTGATGGGTACGCAAATCAGATGCGTTGATGCAATCATCACGGTGTACAGAGATTCCAGAACCTTTGGTAATGAATCCCATGATGCTATCCCCCGGTACTGGAGTGCAGCAACGCGCAAGCTTTACTAAGACATCATCTACGCCTTCCACTTCGATAGCGCTCGATGTTCGTTTCGCTGCCTGAACGCCTGTTGGGATATGTTCAATCGTTTGCTCAGGGTGCGAATCTTCAGCTCCCATGCTGGCGACAAGCTTCTCGATGATCGACGCTGCTGAAACGTGGCCATCACCAACGGCGCTATAGAGCGCATCGATATCGGCGTAATGCATATCGTGAGCAAGCTCGAGTAGAGAATGTCCTGCAAAAATCTTTTGAAGTGGCAAACCTGCTTTGCGCATCTGGCGCGCAATGGATTCACGGCCTGCATCAATAGCTTCTTCACGGCGCTCTTTGCTAAACCAGGCCTTAATCTTTGATCGCGCTCGTGGGCTCTTTACAAAGTTGAGCCAGTCGCGACTAGGACCTGCATGTTCACCCTTATTGGTAACAATCTCAATGACGTCGCCATTATTTAACTTTGATTCGAGTGGAACAAGGCGTCCATTGACTTTCGCTCCCGCGCAACGAAGTCCCACATCTGTATGAACTGAGAAGGCGAAGTCGACTGGAGTAGAGCCACCAGGAAGTGCGACCACTGAACCTTTAGGAGTGAAGACGAATACTTCAGGGCTGCCAAGATCAAAGCGCAGTGCTTCTAGGAATTCAGAAGGATCTTCTGTCTCTTTCTGCCACTCGTGTAGTTGACGCAACCAGAGCATTTCAGGAGAGCTGCTCTGTGGATCTCCCCCTTGCTTGTACTTCCAGTGCGCAGCGATACCGAA
Encoded proteins:
- a CDS encoding RelA/SpoT family protein; the protein is MQTLPLIAPLIGALKEHHPQANTAEIERAFLVAENAHKGQLRKSGEDYITHPVAVTQILAELGLNETTLIASLLHDTVEDTPYSLDQLRSDFGDEIANLVDGVTKLDKLTYGPTAEAETVRKMVIAMSRDIRVLVIKLADRLHNARTWGFVSGESASRKARETLDIYAPLAHRLGMNAIKWELEDLSFGVLEPKKFEEISRLVAERSPSRDALTAEVISAVESDLAKDEISATVTGRKKHFFSVYQKMVVRGRDFNDIYDLVGIRVLVNDVRDCYAVLGSIHARWSPVPGRFKDYIAMPKFNLYQSLHTTVIGPNGKAIEIQIRTYDMHSRAEFGIAAHWKYKQGGDPQSSSPEMLWLRQLHEWQKETEDPSEFLEALRFDLGSPEVFVFTPKGSVVALPGGSTPVDFAFSVHTDVGLRCAGAKVNGRLVPLESKLNNGDVIEIVTNKGEHAGPSRDWLNFVKSPRARSKIKAWFSKERREEAIDAGRESIARQMRKAGLPLQKIFAGHSLLELAHDMHYADIDALYSAVGDGHVSAASIIEKLVASMGAEDSHPEQTIEHIPTGVQAAKRTSSAIEVEGVDDVLVKLARCCTPVPGDSIMGFITKGSGISVHRDDCINASDLRTHQNERVVKVSWLAGAASIFLVNIQVEALDRARLLADVTRTLSEQHVNILSAAVSTSKDRVAISRFTFEMADAKHLDSVLAAVRGIEGVYDVYRT